Proteins from one Caldalkalibacillus salinus genomic window:
- the fabZ gene encoding 3-hydroxyacyl-ACP dehydratase FabZ, which yields MLTTEQIKAIIPHRYPFLLVDRITEVEEGKRAVGIKNVTANEDFFNGHFPDYPVMPGVLIVEALAQVGAVAILKKEENQGRLAFFAGIDHFRFKGQVTPGDQLELEVEMTRLRGSIGKGHATAKVDGEVVAEGDLMFALGDKQS from the coding sequence ATGCTGACAACAGAACAGATCAAGGCGATTATTCCTCATCGTTACCCTTTTTTACTTGTCGATCGTATCACAGAGGTGGAAGAAGGGAAGCGTGCCGTCGGGATTAAGAACGTGACAGCGAATGAAGACTTCTTTAACGGACATTTTCCTGACTATCCTGTCATGCCGGGCGTCCTTATTGTTGAAGCCTTAGCTCAGGTCGGAGCGGTTGCCATTCTGAAAAAAGAAGAGAACCAAGGGCGTCTAGCTTTCTTTGCTGGCATTGATCACTTCCGATTCAAAGGGCAAGTCACCCCTGGGGATCAACTGGAATTGGAAGTAGAAATGACGAGACTTCGCGGAAGCATCGGCAAAGGGCATGCTACAGCGAAAGTGGATGGCGAAGTGGTCGCAGAAGGCGATTTGATGTTTGCTTTAGGGGACAAGCAATCTTAA
- a CDS encoding CDP-alcohol phosphatidyltransferase family protein, whose protein sequence is MNVPNMITIARFFLIPIFILVFFSGHELANLYAFVILLVAGLSDMLDGYLARKHGLMTEIGKLLDPLADKCMMITVICSFLIDQRISMIAAGFFFFRDIAMILISAVFHFRNSRILASNFFGKASTVFYYVVFLFLMFQFPYSEALLWAAIIFSFITSFVYLIHFVKAHDELKRASQ, encoded by the coding sequence ATGAACGTACCAAATATGATAACCATTGCAAGGTTTTTCTTAATACCTATTTTTATTCTTGTGTTTTTTTCAGGTCATGAATTGGCAAATCTTTACGCCTTTGTCATTTTACTCGTAGCAGGTTTAAGTGATATGCTAGACGGCTATTTAGCGCGTAAGCATGGGTTAATGACTGAGATTGGTAAACTACTTGATCCGCTTGCAGATAAATGTATGATGATTACTGTCATTTGTTCCTTTCTCATCGATCAGCGTATATCAATGATTGCAGCAGGGTTCTTTTTTTTCCGAGATATTGCTATGATCCTGATATCTGCTGTCTTCCATTTTAGGAACAGTCGCATTCTAGCCTCTAACTTTTTTGGCAAAGCATCAACCGTTTTTTATTACGTCGTCTTCTTATTCCTCATGTTTCAATTCCCATACTCTGAAGCATTGTTATGGGCCGCCATTATCTTTTCGTTTATAACAAGTTTTGTCTATCTCATCCATTTTGTTAAAGCTCATGATGAACTGAAAAGAGCTTCTCAGTGA
- a CDS encoding DNA-directed RNA polymerase subunit beta codes for MVQENEQQGQTSQPSAQKSEENKAVKKKKTNKNKKRKRSKVGSFFMKWLFILFCLLASVVAGLLVGYALIGDGAPSDVFKIDTWKHIYDLVFS; via the coding sequence ATGGTACAGGAGAATGAACAACAAGGACAAACCTCACAACCGAGTGCTCAAAAGAGCGAAGAGAATAAAGCAGTGAAGAAAAAGAAGACAAATAAGAACAAGAAAAGAAAGAGAAGTAAAGTCGGATCATTCTTTATGAAGTGGCTTTTCATTCTATTTTGTTTACTTGCGTCTGTCGTTGCGGGTCTATTAGTGGGCTACGCTTTAATCGGTGACGGTGCACCCAGCGATGTTTTCAAAATTGACACTTGGAAGCACATTTATGACTTAGTCTTTTCATAA
- a CDS encoding flagellar hook-basal body complex protein gives MNTQMVTSANTLNELQKKLDTLSHNVSNVNTVGYKRRGASFQDLLTQQVNNQPHPHKEVGRQTPEGLRVGHGAKIGQTTLHTAQGAPQETGRPLDVMIEGEDVYFRVRQAWVDESGTEHIETVYTRDGALQLSEDPEGLGYVRLQTKQGLPLIDQYTGMSISFDQNYESIDIKSDGTVEVYYPDDDVPEEFQLSVAKVNRPDQLQALGGNLFGLEGDEEALLGDNVLRRFDVNDEKPYAVRQGMLELSNVDLSQELTEMIVTQRMMQFQSRSITIADEMMGLANTIRG, from the coding sequence GTGAATACCCAGATGGTGACGTCGGCTAATACGTTAAATGAGCTACAGAAAAAACTAGATACCCTCTCCCATAACGTTTCAAATGTGAATACGGTTGGATATAAGCGAAGAGGGGCGTCATTCCAAGACTTACTCACTCAACAAGTGAACAATCAACCCCACCCTCACAAAGAGGTCGGGAGACAAACCCCCGAGGGCTTGAGAGTTGGGCACGGGGCGAAGATCGGTCAAACGACGTTACACACCGCCCAAGGGGCCCCACAAGAAACAGGGAGACCCTTAGACGTCATGATTGAAGGAGAAGACGTCTACTTCCGTGTCCGTCAAGCGTGGGTTGATGAAAGTGGTACCGAGCATATTGAAACGGTCTATACGAGAGACGGGGCATTACAGCTCAGTGAAGACCCAGAAGGGCTCGGATATGTACGTCTACAGACCAAACAAGGATTACCTCTTATTGATCAATACACGGGTATGAGTATATCCTTCGATCAAAATTATGAAAGTATCGATATCAAATCTGATGGGACAGTAGAAGTGTATTACCCAGACGATGATGTACCGGAGGAATTTCAACTCAGTGTGGCAAAAGTCAATAGGCCCGATCAGCTCCAAGCCTTGGGAGGAAACCTATTCGGGTTAGAAGGTGATGAGGAAGCCCTCCTGGGAGATAATGTGCTCCGTCGTTTTGACGTCAATGATGAAAAACCTTATGCTGTAAGACAAGGAATGCTTGAATTGTCCAATGTAGACCTTTCCCAAGAATTAACGGAGATGATTGTCACGCAAAGAATGATGCAATTTCAATCGAGATCAATTACAATAGCAGATGAGATGATGGGATTAGCAAACACGATCAGAGGATAA